Part of the Lotus japonicus ecotype B-129 chromosome 6, LjGifu_v1.2 genome, TCTATCTATCCTTATACTCTCTCCTCTACCAAAATTAACTTGGACGTTAGAGTGTTTTTACCAGTATTACTCGGAGGGTCCAAGGCACAGAGAGGAGGAGAACCCAAAATCAGACCACGATCAAGAGGAACACACAGCCAAAACATTCATCGGCTCTCGAATTGGTTGGTTAGATTTGTCTGATCAGTTACCAATAATTGAGTTTGAGTGAACATGTGTTCACATTGGCAGTATAATTTCTTCGAACATGGGGAGTTAATGGAAAAACCTGTACACCTAACAATTCTCGTACGCGTTTCTCTGGACACGCGCAACACGAACAAACCAGCGCCACGTAACCAACTCTCGGAAACTTCTGGTTTCATTTCATGTGAAAGAGATGCATGGCTTCAACCTTTATGTCAAAGTTTCTGTCTTATTTAATCttattttctttaactttgtctCTTCACAGTAGACGACTTGACTTGAGTTTTCTCCCAAATCTCATGCATATAAATGCCAATAACTTCACTGTCTTCAGCATATTGGATCTTGGCTCTAAGATAACCAAACCACGAATTTAACCTTCGAAAACATGAAGGTAGATATACTTTAACTTGCTTGCAATATGTAatcgctttttttttttttgggatatGTATAATTTTCTGACCCTTAATTTTGAATTTGCTTGTGTTTTTGCAGCAAAAAATTGTGATGAAGGTGAATATGTATTGCCAGAAATGCCGAACCAAGGCTCTAAAGGTTGTTGCTGGAGCAAACGGTTTGTCACTCAACACCCCACATCCTCTAGCTTTCTTTATGTTTATACATCAATGATACACTACTTCTCATATTATAACTACTTCTCATATCCTTTGTATTTAGGTTGCACCCTTGTGCTATTTAAATACAATTgcttggcttatcaaaaaaaaaaaatcaatgataCACAAATATTCAAACAATGTTAACCACTTTTGGACATCTTACTTTTGTGGTAATTCTTTACTACCAGTATACTTTATAGTGGTTAAAAACCCATAAAAGTGAATACCTAGTAGTGGTTTGCACAGTAGGTGTTCATGAATTTTTTTGCTTAACATATGATGGAAAATCATGTTAAGGTAAAGTTAATATTGCTATGAATATAACAAGTTCTCTTAACTTTTGCAACTATCCGATCCACTGTGATTTTGATTTCACTCTATTTTTTCCACCTTGTATTCAAATATGTACATAATAACATTTTTTATGTCAGACTTCATTGTTTGGATCAAGATTCTTTTTTAAGTTCTTAATGATGtctcattttttatttcaacCAATGAAATTGTGACgtatcaattaaaaaatacatgGATATCAAATTTATAAGAATGATGTTCATTTGACGTGACAATACTTTATCGAATAAACCAAAAATAGACATTACTTATTTGAAGACCCATAATCTTAATCTTCACTCTTGTGGCCAAAGAGGGTGCATGAATATATTTTATACATCACATGGACAAATAATCACTAGAATATATTGTAAACAAGATGTTTTATCTAATATGAGTGTAGTCATTTACTTTATATAATGCTTATGCTAACACTTTTTTATACCAAATGTATGACTTCttactaattatttatttatttttatttcttatcgTCTACACAATTTTGATCATTTTTTCCCTCTCAATTGTAGAGCCTAGTTTGTTCTGCATGTAGTAATGGGGTTAATCTGCTCTGGATTATGTGTCACCAATAATCTAAACACGCAATCACATAATTAGCTTTTctcttaaaattgatttttttcgaTATGACATGTTTCCAAACATGGACTAAGAAATGGGAACAATATACTTGATTATCTtaagaaattaattttgaaacaaATGCTGCAGGTGTAAGTTTTGTGGGGCTAGAAGGAGAAGATAAAAACAACTTGGTGGTGATTGGAGATGGCATGGATGCTGCTAAGTTAACGAATTGTTTGAGGAAAAAGGTTGGACAAACTGATATCATAAGCTTAGCCGAGGTTAAAGCCAATTAAACCATGAGCAAGAGATGTTCATTCTGTTTTGGTCTCTGTCTGTTTGGCTGCTagttctatctatctattcatTACGGTGTATGCCAAATAAGCCTATACTTATAGGGTTTAATGTGAACTCTAATAAGAGTGTTTAGCGTTTGCTAAGTAACGGTATTAGTCGGCTTTCATGGCGTTGGGCTTGCTTCAATGATGTTGAATCAAAAATCAACAACTTACTCGATCTTTTGTTCAGCTAGTTGATTAGACGAGCGAAAGGTTTGCATTTGGTTGTCCTGGTCGGTCAACTTAACCCTTACTTGATTGTTAGCCTTTTAGGTCGAGTGTCTTTAGCAggatgaaaaaaataattggcCGGTCtagttattaaaataataaaattttgatgtttttttgtgcttcttctttgttagtttttatttatttattatgtgGTGTCCATTTCCACATCTTCGTGTAAAGCATGGATCAGCTTGACGCAGAATTATGAGTGTTTATCCTGTGTTTATGCAAACTATTTTATATTACCAAGTGATATAATTAAAGGGTGGTCTTCTTTTACCCTCCCCTGCCTTTTTCTTAGCTCATCTTCAGATAAACCTTTCAGAAACTTGGATCAAtctaatgaagaaaaaaaaaatcattatatttTATCCCGTGtttaaaacaaattttttttaaaaacactaAAATTACAATGTGTATTTAGAGATAGACATTAAACGGCGGTTCCCGTGAAATGAGGCGTTTTGGCGGCATTTTTCCAGCCGCTGCAAATTGCAAACAAATAGAGGCATTTCTTTTTCATGTAGTACAAGTTGTTTGCTGGAAAATGTGATCATCAATAAAGCAGCCACGTTATAAACCATCACAAGTGACGTGTGCTCAACGTGGAAATTACTACTTTATTATGGCTTATTAGCATGTCATGATTCTCAaggaaatatttaaattttgtttttggaaGATTATGCAATCTTCTTTCTGGTATAAGTCTAAACAAGATAGAGTGACTAATTAAAGTTGTAATTGGATTCTGGGGCCATAGATGTGCGTAGAAAATCTTGAATCAGTGTAAAATGCAGAGTCCTTGGTGCAATGTTGATGCAAAAGCAGCCAGGAAGTGATAAGCATGTGCCACAATTGCTTTTCAGTACTCTCTCTTTCCCTACATTCTTTTGTGGTGGCAGACAGAGCTACTCAAAGTTGGCGTAGTGGTTTAGCATTTCGTCCCTTAAACAATTAAGTGATTGAGTGTTTGATTCTCAACTCTTGTGAATagaaaaaaaactcattgatCATTGCTTTGCTGTTTAGTGCGCCAACTATGAGGTGAGAGATTAATCTGATCACGACTATCCCGATGGTGATATATTGGCTAAGATAAAAAAGACAGATCTACTCAGCAAGGATTGTTGAATAAGCTTTCTATATTCTATACCAACCAGGCCAATGGGCGTTTGGATTCCCTCAAAGTGGTCAGAAAGTTGTATAAAGAGAGGAAAGATAAGGTGTTTCTGAATTAGTAATCACCAATAACATTTTGCTGAGTGAAGCATTTCTGATAAGATCTCCTTGCAATGCTGCTGACTTTTATTAAACAACTGTGAAATACTAACAAGCACCTTTAACTTTGTTTAGTTTTTTTGATTTGGTTGAGGATATCAATATCTTGGTTTTCTTTTACAATACTTCAAAAGCTTGCAAAGTGGTATTGATTTTGCATTGTAATAGAAACGTATACTGAACAATCCCCTGAGGCCTGATCCCCATGTTTAGGAAGGGCAATCACAATCTTTTCATTCTCCAAGTCTACAAGGATATACCATTTTTCCACACTTTACAATGAAACTTCGGCTGGCATAAGAGAGAATAAGACAATATTTGCTCAATGATTGTAAGACATTTTTCTTTTATGCAATCACAGTAACAGAATATTTGGATATGGGGATTAAAAACCCCTCTCCCTTTACATATTCACTATAAGAAAAATGTTCATTAACAATGAAAAAACCGTGCTATAATAGATTTATTGTTGGCATTGTGGTTGACGTTAAAAGCGTCAGAGCTAATACTTTGCATTGGTAGCTTAGCCGATGTCACAATTTTGTGTCGGTTAAGCCGGAGCAACACACTGATTGTCATGATCAATACTAACTCATAAGTATTATCGTTATATAGTCGTACATGTATACAACATTTTAACACTGTTAGCTTCGGTTTTGACCGATACTACCattcaaattattattttcaacACAACAACACCAAACTCATGTTCAGATCGATATATATCATATTTTTAGCTCGTGTGTTTATTTTTCAGTTGCTTATCGAGTTAAATAGTTTGGTCATTGCAATATATATACATGTTCTCTATTTGTCACCAAGTAGGCGAGGACAATGTatcattaattattaaatgTTTTGAATTCGCTCATGTAAACTACGCTTGAAAAATGTGATTTCCTTATTATAagcagtaatgatatatacacacctcatttttaaaacacttcatttccacctctttttatttctatctctctcctcttaccatctatcacatctcatactttctctctcttacttttcattttcttcctatctctctcatcattccacctcttccacctcaaaagagaggtgtgtaagtaacattactCTATTACAAGTCCTCATTTCTCGTTTCGCATATAATAGATAGGGAAATAGAGATAGAGAATAGAGAAATTGTAGCAATTAATTAAACATGATCGAATTCAAAGCTTTCGATGAATGACGATACATGGTACTTGGTGAGAAATGGAAAATATATTTCAACGTCAAAATTATTCAGCTTGACAAATAACTTAAAACTAAActagagatgaagatgatattaaataattatgatGATGTAGTGGTGAAAACATATCCATAAGAACCTTTAAGCATTTGATGAGGGGTGATGGATTAAGCAtctgtaaagcatatttaatcaATAAACAtatgggttgtctaaatgatccatgataaagtttgggttaaataacccatcatccaatcatattggagataaatgagttggaaataaattaacaaataaaatatagaaattccaactcacttatctccaatgtgattggatgatgagttatttgaTCCAAACTTTATCATGTGTCATTTAGACAATCTCATAAACATATTATATTTATCAAAGAAT contains:
- the LOC130723503 gene encoding heavy metal-associated isoprenylated plant protein 47 gives rise to the protein MKQKIVMKVNMYCQKCRTKALKVVAGANGVSFVGLEGEDKNNLVVIGDGMDAAKLTNCLRKKVGQTDIISLAEVKAN